In the genome of Streptomyces sp. NBC_00433, the window TTTGTTATCCGTCTTGATCGTTAAGGGTTTGTGCTGTTCGGGGCGTCATTAGTTGTAGGCGTTGATGGTTGCCGTTGTATCCGGTAGCGTGGTGTGTGGAGAGAGGAGCTGGACATGACTGGCGGCGAGTACAAGCTGGACATGACGATGATGCTGACCATCCATGATGCGTTCCGGCGTGAGCTGGACCGTATTGCGAAGGTCGCTGAGGGTGTCAGCGATGACCCGCGGACGGTCATGCGGACCGCGTTGGGGTGGAAGCTGTTCAAGACGTATCTGGGTATCCACCACACCACCGAGGACGACACGGTGTGGGGTCTGATGGAGCAGCGGCTGGCCGGTGGTCAGGATATTGCGCTGCTGCACGCGATGGAGGCCGAGCACGCGCAGATCGATCCGCTGCTGGCGGGGATGGACGCGGCGCTGGTCGATGCCGAGAACGGTCCGGCGCGGCTGGGTGAGCTGGTCGCGGAGCTGAACACCTCGTTGCGCGGGCATCTGCAGCACGAGGAGGCCGAGGGGTTGGCCCTGGTCGATTCGACGCTGACGCAGGAGGAGTGGTCGCACTTCGCTGCGGTGCATCTGAAGAAGGTCGGCGAGGACGTGGGTACGTACATGCCCTGGCTGCTGGACGATGCCGCCGCGGACTGGGTCGAGACCGTGCTGGGCCGGCTTCCCGGTTGGGGCCGTACCAAGTACGAGGGTGAGTGGAAGGCCGC includes:
- a CDS encoding hemerythrin domain-containing protein, which codes for MTGGEYKLDMTMMLTIHDAFRRELDRIAKVAEGVSDDPRTVMRTALGWKLFKTYLGIHHTTEDDTVWGLMEQRLAGGQDIALLHAMEAEHAQIDPLLAGMDAALVDAENGPARLGELVAELNTSLRGHLQHEEAEGLALVDSTLTQEEWSHFAAVHLKKVGEDVGTYMPWLLDDAAADWVETVLGRLPGWGRTKYEGEWKAAYDRLSLWTPAAGTTG